The following are encoded together in the Poseidonibacter lekithochrous genome:
- a CDS encoding serine O-acetyltransferase, with protein MKTLLQLIKEDIAIYKNKETVSTKDLVHVLNPRLYPVILFRFSSVLSKYRLGILGKIVSFLNFVLFGCDIARKAKIDGGLYLPHSSGVVIGEFATIGRNCIIHQGVTLGDRGEEYEDTNPTIGDFVEICTGAKILGKITLDDYSIVGANSVVLKDVPRCAVVVGIPSKVVKYREVI; from the coding sequence ATGAAAACTTTACTTCAATTAATAAAAGAGGATATTGCAATTTATAAAAATAAAGAGACAGTATCTACAAAAGATTTAGTTCATGTGTTGAATCCTCGATTATATCCTGTGATTTTATTTAGATTCTCTAGTGTATTAAGTAAATATAGATTAGGAATATTAGGGAAAATTGTTTCTTTTTTAAACTTTGTTTTATTTGGTTGTGACATTGCTAGAAAAGCAAAAATTGATGGAGGTTTATATTTACCTCATAGTAGTGGAGTAGTTATTGGAGAGTTCGCGACAATTGGTAGAAATTGTATTATTCATCAAGGAGTTACATTAGGTGATAGAGGGGAAGAGTATGAAGATACAAACCCAACAATTGGAGATTTTGTAGAGATTTGCACAGGTGCAAAGATCTTAGGGAAAATCACTTTAGATGATTATTCTATTGTGGGAGCTAATAGTGTTGTATTAAAAGATGTACCAAGATGTGCAGTTGTTGTGGGTATCCCATCAAAAGTAGTGAAATACAGAGAAGTAATATAA
- a CDS encoding polysaccharide biosynthesis/export family protein: MLSIIKVSNYLLILLLAIFLIGCVASPKPEDTTLYVKKSPPKAYKGRNVDPALQVLEKDFEIIHNGLHSNEIKKELLELHIKEKNEYVIGSGDMFNIFVYEEPELNVKGSVVKVDGTLTFQLIGDVRVAGLTINEAMRKIANKLKRYLVNPIVSIIPVEFRSKSFTILGKVSLPGTYQITNNAKAIDSIAIAQGLSIGIFEDNTIELADLEHAFIRRGNRVLPVNFIELVRKGNPLHNIPLKDKDYIYIPSALNTEVYILGEVNLPGHYGFKENMTLSQVVTYAKGFKVNANLQKVAIIRGTLTNPVVYIANLEDILEGKSKDFRVKPFDIVFIPTSTLGDWNNILQTIMPSLETIQSAYITNQLLKGD, translated from the coding sequence ATGTTATCGATAATAAAAGTATCTAATTACTTATTAATCTTATTACTTGCGATTTTTTTAATCGGATGTGTAGCTTCACCTAAACCTGAAGATACAACTTTATATGTAAAAAAGAGTCCACCAAAAGCATATAAAGGAAGAAATGTAGATCCAGCATTACAAGTATTAGAAAAAGATTTTGAAATTATTCATAATGGATTACATTCCAATGAAATAAAAAAAGAACTTCTTGAATTACATATAAAGGAGAAAAATGAGTACGTTATTGGCTCTGGTGATATGTTTAATATCTTTGTTTACGAGGAACCTGAATTAAATGTAAAAGGTTCAGTTGTTAAAGTTGATGGAACTTTAACTTTTCAATTAATAGGAGATGTGAGAGTTGCCGGTCTTACTATTAATGAAGCAATGAGAAAAATTGCGAATAAACTAAAAAGATATTTAGTGAATCCAATTGTATCTATTATTCCTGTTGAATTTAGAAGTAAAAGTTTTACAATTTTAGGAAAAGTTTCACTTCCTGGAACTTATCAAATTACAAATAATGCAAAAGCAATTGATTCAATTGCAATTGCTCAAGGTCTTTCAATTGGAATCTTTGAAGACAATACTATTGAGTTAGCAGATTTAGAACACGCTTTTATTAGAAGAGGAAATAGAGTATTACCTGTGAATTTTATTGAGTTAGTAAGAAAAGGTAATCCTTTACATAATATTCCATTAAAAGATAAAGATTATATCTATATTCCATCTGCTTTAAATACAGAGGTTTATATTTTAGGGGAAGTTAATCTTCCTGGTCATTATGGATTTAAAGAAAATATGACTTTAAGTCAAGTTGTAACTTATGCAAAAGGTTTTAAAGTAAATGCAAATTTACAGAAAGTTGCCATTATTAGAGGAACTTTAACAAATCCAGTTGTATATATTGCAAATTTAGAAGATATTTTAGAAGGGAAATCAAAAGATTTTAGAGTTAAACCTTTTGATATTGTTTTTATTCCTACTTCGACTTTAGGGGATTGGAATAATATTCTTCAAACAATTATGCCTAGTTTAGAAACTATTCAAAGTGCATACATCACTAATCAATTACTAAAAGGAGATTAA